The nucleotide window TCTTCCACACCATCGCCACCGAGCGCCGGGCCACCCTCCTGATCTCCTCCCACGTCATGGACGAGGCCGAGCGTTGCCACCGCCTCCTCCTGATGCGCGAGGGCGAGATCCTCGCCGATGACACCCCGGAGGCCCTGCGCACCCGCACTGACACGGACACGGTCGAGGCGGCCTTCCTCCACCTCGTCGACGAGGCGACAGCGACAGCCACACACCCGAAGGGCTCGACGCGATGACCACACCGAAGACAAAGACGACAAAGATGAAGACGGCACAGGCGGCACAGACGACACAGACGACCCCACCCCCCGAGCCCGAGACCCCCTCCGCCCCCCACCCCAGGGCGCTCAACTACTCCCGTACGACGGCCACGGCGACCCGAGTACTCCGCCAGCTCGGCCACGACCCCCGCACGATCGCCCTCCTGCTCCTCATCCCCTGCGTGATGCTGTTCCTGCTCCGCTATGTCTTCGACGGCAGCCCACGCACGTTCGACAGCATCGGCGCCTCTCTCCTCGGCATCTTCCCCCTGATCACGATGTTCCTGGTGACCTCCATCGCCACCCTGCGCGAACGCACCTCGGGCACCCTGGAACGCCTCCTCGCCATGCCCCTGGGCAAGGCCGACGTCATCGCCGGCTACGCCCTCGCCTTCGGCACCCTGGCGATCATCCAGTCCGCCCTCGCCACCGGCCTCGCCGTCTGGTTCCTCGACCTGGACGTCACCGGCTCCCCCTGGCTCCTCCTCGTCGTCGCCCTCCTCGACGCCCTGCTCGGCACCGCCCTCGGCCTCTTCGTCTCGGCGTTCGCCGCCTCCGAATTCCAAGCCGTCCAGTTCATGCCGGCCGTGATCTTCCCCCAGCTCCTCCTCTGCGGCCTCTTCACTCCCCGC belongs to Streptomyces graminofaciens and includes:
- a CDS encoding ABC transporter permease; its protein translation is MTTPKTKTTKMKTAQAAQTTQTTPPPEPETPSAPHPRALNYSRTTATATRVLRQLGHDPRTIALLLLIPCVMLFLLRYVFDGSPRTFDSIGASLLGIFPLITMFLVTSIATLRERTSGTLERLLAMPLGKADVIAGYALAFGTLAIIQSALATGLAVWFLDLDVTGSPWLLLVVALLDALLGTALGLFVSAFAASEFQAVQFMPAVIFPQLLLCGLFTPRADMHPALEAISDVLPMSYAVDGMNEVLLHTDMTANFIRDTSIVAGCALLVLTLGAATLRRRTT